CATGGCCGTTCGTTTGGCCACCTCTCCGCCTTTTCCATTTCCCTCCTCTGCACCGGCAGCTTCCGCCTCCTTTCGACAGGCCTCAATATCCTGCTCGGCCGCCTCTCTGCCGACCGATTGGAGATGAGCATTGGGATACAGCACCGGTTTTGCCGTAGAGCAGGCCACAAGAAGAACGACGCCCGTTGCAATGCAGAGCCCCTTGCTTATTTTTGTCATTGTGTAATCATTCCTTTCCTTGCGGTGAGGCCAACCGAGCCAGCGCCCACTCGACGGATACCCCGGC
This sequence is a window from Candidatus Nitrospira inopinata. Protein-coding genes within it:
- a CDS encoding glycine zipper family protein, giving the protein MTKISKGLCIATGVVLLVACSTAKPVLYPNAHLQSVGREAAEQDIEACRKEAEAAGAEEGNGKGGEVAKRTAMGAGVGAASGAVGGAISGSAGRGSMIGAASGAVWGFLSGLFSVGSRSSEPAPAYKNFVNRCLQEKGYEVTGWQ